In Armatimonadota bacterium, a single genomic region encodes these proteins:
- a CDS encoding HDIG domain-containing protein: AVVASLLVGVMAQGQLALTVLTFGSSLTGVLLVRHIWPPSRLVGASALLGTVNLALVLLVSETTGGEQVVSQAWHGLFYGLGAPALAVGGIFLLQRPFDIATYMRLLELSNPNEPLRRRMLNEAPGSYVDSFLVANLAEAGAEAIGADGLLARVGSYYHDLGKLRRPYLFTENQALLGIGNVHEQLSPSLSSLVITSHVKDGVELARQYRLPRVVRDIMAQHHGTTLVSFFYHQACSDSHGQRLPEDSFRYPGPKPATREAALVMLADATFAAVWSLPDKTPARVETVVRQIARERLEDGQLDECPLTLRDLSAITDAFLRLLKGIIFHTRVEYPQLAEAGARRTSGHPHQDSPRPRRQ; this comes from the coding sequence TGGCGGTGGTGGCGAGCCTGCTGGTAGGGGTGATGGCGCAGGGGCAGTTGGCGCTCACCGTGCTCACCTTCGGCAGCAGCCTGACGGGGGTGCTGCTGGTGCGTCACATCTGGCCGCCCTCACGGTTGGTCGGGGCGAGCGCGCTGCTGGGGACGGTCAACCTGGCGTTGGTGCTGCTGGTCAGCGAGACCACGGGCGGCGAACAGGTAGTCAGCCAGGCGTGGCACGGCCTGTTTTATGGCTTGGGCGCGCCGGCGCTCGCGGTGGGCGGGATCTTCCTGCTCCAGCGACCATTCGACATCGCCACCTACATGCGTCTGCTCGAGCTGTCCAATCCCAACGAGCCCTTGCGCCGGCGCATGCTCAACGAGGCGCCCGGAAGCTACGTGGACAGCTTCCTGGTCGCCAACCTGGCCGAGGCGGGAGCCGAGGCGATCGGCGCCGACGGCCTGCTGGCCCGCGTCGGCTCCTACTACCACGATTTGGGCAAGCTGCGCCGCCCCTATCTGTTCACCGAGAACCAGGCGCTGCTGGGCATCGGCAATGTCCACGAGCAGCTGTCCCCCTCCCTGTCCAGCCTGGTCATAACCTCGCACGTCAAGGACGGGGTCGAGCTCGCTCGCCAGTACCGGCTGCCGCGGGTGGTGCGCGACATCATGGCCCAGCACCACGGCACCACGCTGGTCAGCTTCTTCTACCACCAGGCGTGCTCCGATTCCCATGGTCAGCGGCTGCCGGAGGACAGCTTCCGCTACCCCGGCCCCAAGCCCGCCACCAGGGAGGCGGCGCTGGTGATGCTGGCTGACGCCACCTTCGCCGCGGTGTGGAGCCTGCCCGACAAGACCCCGGCGCGGGTGGAGACGGTGGTGCGCCAGATCGCGCGCGAACGCCTGGAGGACGGCCAGCTCGACGAATGCCCGCTGACCCTGCGCGATCTGAGCGCGATCACCGACGCGTTCCTGCGCCTGCTCAAGGGCATCATCTTCCATACGCGCGTGGAATATCCCCAACTGGCGGAGGCGGGAGCGCGCCGCACAAGTGGCCATCCTCATCAAGATTCGCCGCGTCCGCGGCGTCAATAG